Proteins found in one Pseudoxanthomonas sp. SL93 genomic segment:
- a CDS encoding DMT family transporter — translation MTGNDAEDELAQPLDIAPAEAPESPAAPPALKAVARSGVLLAALGAIAFSGKAIIVKLGYRYGADAVTLLALRMLVAFPFFLLMGLWAARRATPLSRADLGRIGLLGFLGYYLASFLDFAGLAYITATLERLILYLTPTLVALIGWVALGKRVSRRQLVALLVSYAGVALAFGHDLTLGGSNIALGSALVFGSALAYALYLLGSGELVSRVGAVRLTAYASSVASVLCLLQFILLRPMEALVLPWEVYALSLVNGTLCTVLPVLAVMMAVARIGSALAAQVGMVGPVSTILLSLLLLDEPMGPWQVAGTVLVMAGVFVVSRPGAKV, via the coding sequence ATGACGGGCAACGACGCCGAGGACGAACTGGCGCAACCGCTGGACATCGCGCCGGCGGAAGCGCCGGAAAGCCCCGCCGCGCCTCCAGCGTTGAAAGCGGTTGCCCGTTCCGGGGTGCTGCTGGCGGCGCTGGGCGCCATCGCCTTCTCCGGCAAGGCCATCATCGTCAAGCTGGGTTATCGCTACGGCGCCGACGCGGTCACGCTGCTGGCGCTGCGCATGCTGGTGGCATTCCCGTTCTTCCTGCTGATGGGCCTGTGGGCCGCGCGCCGCGCCACGCCGCTGTCGCGGGCCGATCTCGGCAGGATCGGGTTGCTGGGTTTCCTGGGTTACTACCTGGCCAGTTTCCTGGACTTCGCCGGCCTGGCCTACATCACGGCCACGCTGGAACGATTGATCCTTTACCTGACGCCCACCCTGGTGGCACTGATCGGCTGGGTGGCCTTGGGCAAGCGCGTTTCGCGGCGACAGCTGGTCGCGCTGCTGGTGAGTTACGCCGGCGTGGCGCTGGCCTTCGGACACGACTTGACCTTGGGTGGCAGCAACATCGCGCTGGGCAGTGCGCTGGTGTTCGGCAGTGCGCTGGCCTATGCGCTGTATCTGCTGGGCAGTGGCGAACTGGTCAGTCGTGTCGGTGCCGTGCGTCTTACCGCCTACGCAAGCAGCGTCGCCAGCGTGCTCTGCCTGCTGCAGTTCATCCTGCTGCGACCGATGGAAGCACTGGTGCTGCCGTGGGAGGTGTACGCGCTTTCACTGGTGAACGGCACGCTCTGCACGGTGCTGCCGGTGTTGGCCGTGATGATGGCGGTGGCGCGCATCGGGTCGGCGCTGGCGGCGCAGGTCGGCATGGTGGGCCCGGTATCGACCATCCTGCTCAGCCTGCTGCTGCTTGATGAGCCGATGGGACCATGGCAGGTGGCGGGTACGGTGCTGGTGATGGCCGGCGTCTTCGTGGTGTCGCGCCCGGGCGCGAAGGTCTGA
- the hutG gene encoding N-formylglutamate deformylase has protein sequence METFTLHRGTVPLFVSLPHNGTRLPDELGVRMTPDARRVPDTDWHVDRLYAFAREMGASIIVPTHSRYVVDLNRPEDDVSLYPGQNTTGLCPVVQFSGQPVYLPGQEPTPAEITARVDRYWRPYHRALQDEVARIHAAHGRVVLWEGHSIRSVVPFLFEGRLPDFNLGTAGGASCGPALQQALGDVLASQRDFSFVVNGRFRGGYITRHYSDVPRGIQTVQLELAQLNYMDEDSFAYLPERAAPTQALIRRLLECALQ, from the coding sequence ATGGAAACCTTCACCCTGCACCGCGGCACCGTGCCGCTGTTCGTCAGCCTGCCGCACAACGGCACGCGGCTGCCCGACGAACTCGGTGTACGGATGACACCCGATGCGCGGCGCGTGCCCGATACCGACTGGCATGTCGACCGGCTTTACGCGTTTGCGCGCGAGATGGGCGCCTCGATCATCGTACCCACGCATTCGCGTTACGTGGTGGACCTGAACCGCCCGGAAGACGATGTCTCGCTGTACCCGGGCCAGAACACCACCGGCCTGTGTCCCGTGGTGCAGTTCAGCGGACAGCCCGTGTACCTGCCAGGGCAGGAGCCCACGCCCGCGGAGATCACCGCGCGCGTCGATCGCTACTGGCGCCCTTACCATCGTGCGCTGCAGGACGAGGTCGCGCGCATCCACGCGGCGCACGGCCGCGTGGTGCTGTGGGAAGGCCATTCGATCCGCAGCGTGGTGCCATTCCTGTTCGAAGGCCGCCTGCCGGATTTCAACCTCGGTACCGCCGGCGGCGCGAGCTGCGGCCCGGCGCTGCAGCAGGCGCTGGGAGACGTGCTCGCCTCGCAGCGGGATTTCAGTTTCGTCGTGAACGGGCGCTTCCGGGGCGGGTACATCACGCGCCACTACAGCGACGTGCCGCGCGGCATCCAGACCGTGCAGCTGGAACTGGCCCAGCTGAACTACATGGACGAGGACAGCTTCGCCTACCTGCCAGAGCGTGCAGCGCCGACCCAGGCCTTGATCCGTCGCCTGCTGGAATGCGCGCTGCAATGA